Part of the Fodinicola acaciae genome is shown below.
GACCTCCTCGTTGTGTTTGCGGATGATGGCGCGTATGAGGTCGGTCTTGGTGCCGAAGTGATAGCCGACAGCGGCGTTGTTGCCCTGGCCGGCGGCCTCGCTGACCTGCCGGTTCGACACGACGAAGACGCCGTGTTCGGCGAACAGCCGCTCCGCGGCGACCAGGATGAGCTCGCGGGTGCCCTGCGCCCGCTCGGCGCGCGGTGTCCTGCCTGCCACGCTCATCACCGCACCTGTTTCAATCAGTAGTCACACAGTTAACTCCATCCGATGAATTAAGTCAATCGACTGAATTAGCCTTCACTGACCGACGGTGACGGCGAAGATGTGCAGCCGACTCTCGTCAGGAAGCGTCACCGCGGCGACGGTCTTTCCTGGTGACAGCGACAAGGTGCTGGTGTAGAGCGAGACGGCGTGCGGTCCGAGGCCGTTCGGCGGTTCGTTCCAGTGCGGCGTCGTGACGGCCAGCGTGCAGCCTGGCACGGCCGCGTTCGCGTACCAGTCGGCGAAGGTCACCGTCCCGGTCGTCGTGGTGCCGTCGGCGTACGTGACGGTGACCGGTCCGGACGCGGTGCCGTTGTTCGCGGATCCGAGGAAACCGAGCGTCTGACCGGTGCCGCTCAACGCGATCGCCTGGCCGGCCGCGGTGACCATGTCCGGTGATCCGGACGGCCAGTTGTACGACAAACCGTTGTAGGACACCGACGCACCTGGACGCACACCAACACTTGCCAGCGCCTGAGCCGAAAAGCTGTAGCCGGAGCCGTCGAAGTTGGCGCCGGCCGGATTCGCGTCGTCGCTGAGACCGGTGCCGTTGAAGGCGGCCGTCAGCGACGGATACGCGATTTTCACTGTCGTCGTCGCGGTTGCCGACTGGCGGGCGCCGCCGCTCCAGCGAGCGTTCGCGGTCAACCGCGCGGCGCCTGGCTTCGCGCCGTCCACGGTGATTTTCGCGCCCGCGGTCGTCAACGCCGGCGCGGTCAGTTCTATCGACTGCGCGCCAAACGTGAACGGCACGCGCAACTGTGCCTGTGCGCGGATGTCGCGTGAAGACGACCCGACATAGACCCGATAGCTTCCGTCCACAGTGGACGGTTGGTGCGTTGTCACGTCCCAGATCACCAGGTCCTTGCTTGTCAGGTTGAAGCGTACGGTCTCAGCGCGTCCGGCTCCGAGGGTGAGTTTTCCGAATGCTTTCAAGGCTTTCGGTGGTTCGCCGGCGGATGCCGGCGAGCGCCTGCGCCGCCTCGCCTTGGCCGGCCTCCACCGAGGTCAGGCCGCCGCGGTGGATTTCCGCCATATAGCGGTTTCGCTCAGGACCAGCGCCACCACACCGACCACGAACGGACTGCCGAGCAGCGGTTGCAGGCCCGGCACCACCTGCGGCGCGTTGTAGACGAAGATCAGCAACACCAGCAACGGCAAACTGCGGAAAAACCAGACGTACGCGCCGGAAACCCACCGCAGCGGCGCGATCGACGAGCGCCGCATCAATGCGACGACCATGCCGAAAGCCGTTGCCAGCAGCCAACTGAGCACCGCGAGCACGACGACGAGCAGCGCGGCCTGCCACAGGTCGCGGTTGGCGAACAGGCCGACCGTGTAGCGCCAGTCGAAGCCGGTCGATCCGGAGCTTGCCCTGCTCGACCCGAGGACCTGCCGGACCAGCTTCTCATCGACCGGTTTCAGGTTGTATCGCGCGAGAAGTTTATCGTACGCGCCGGATTTGCGCAGCCCGTCAAGAGCCTTGCTGAGTGCCCGCAGCAATGCGGTGTTGCCTTTGGCGACCGCGATGCCGACGACGGCCGGTGCGATCAGCTCCGTACTGGTGATCGCCAGCCGGCCGCTGGAGTGGTCGACCGCGTCTTTCGCCACCGCCGCGTCGGTGACCTGGGTGTCGACCTGTCCGGCGACCAAAGCCTGGCTGCCTTCCGGATCGGAGGCGAACTCGCGTACGTCGATCGGCTGCCGGCCGGCCGACCGGCATGCCGCGCTCGACGGACCGCGCAGCTCCTCGACGATCTTTCCGCCTTTGATGGCCGAAACCCGCCGGCCGCACAGCTGATCCACAGTGGACGGATGGAACGCGCTGCCGGCCAGCGACACGAGCGAGTTGCCGGTGGTGAAATACGGCAGATAGTCGACCTGTTGCGCACGCTCGGCGGTGATGTAGAGCGCGGACATGATCACGTCGAACTTGCGCGCCTTGACGCCCGCGATGAGCTGCTCGAACCGCGTGTCGGTGAATTCCGGCCGCAGTCCGGCTTTCGCGGCGAGCAGCCGGCCGAGCTGTGGATCGAAACCGGATGGCGTGTTGCCGCTCAGAAAACCGTACGGCGGATAGGTCAGATCGTCGCCGATGGCCAGAACGCCGGGTTTGATGGTGTTCAACCGGTCCGACGGCCCCGCCGACGTGCACGCGGACATGGCGGCACAGGCGACGAGCAGCAGCGCGACCGCACGACCGGCGCGGCTTCGTGGCATCAGGGCTCCTCGGAACGGCGTCCGGCCCAACTTAGGATTGTGGAACAATTCTCGTCAAGACCGTGTCCATAATTTGCGGAAAAGCGGAGAGCCGCGGCAACATGGCGGCTAGAATTGTGCGACAGTTCTGCTAGTCTGCGGAGGTGGAGATGGGCGAGCCGGTGCCAGCCGGGGAGCGCGTCGCGGAAGACCTGCGGCGGCGGATCACCGA
Proteins encoded:
- a CDS encoding ABC transporter permease subunit (The N-terminal region of this protein, as described by TIGR01726, is a three transmembrane segment that identifies a subfamily of ABC transporter permease subunits, which specificities that include histidine, arginine, glutamine, glutamate, L-cystine (sic), the opines (in Agrobacterium) octopine and nopaline, etc.) codes for the protein MPRSRAGRAVALLLVACAAMSACTSAGPSDRLNTIKPGVLAIGDDLTYPPYGFLSGNTPSGFDPQLGRLLAAKAGLRPEFTDTRFEQLIAGVKARKFDVIMSALYITAERAQQVDYLPYFTTGNSLVSLAGSAFHPSTVDQLCGRRVSAIKGGKIVEELRGPSSAACRSAGRQPIDVREFASDPEGSQALVAGQVDTQVTDAAVAKDAVDHSSGRLAITSTELIAPAVVGIAVAKGNTALLRALSKALDGLRKSGAYDKLLARYNLKPVDEKLVRQVLGSSRASSGSTGFDWRYTVGLFANRDLWQAALLVVVLAVLSWLLATAFGMVVALMRRSSIAPLRWVSGAYVWFFRSLPLLVLLIFVYNAPQVVPGLQPLLGSPFVVGVVALVLSETAIWRKSTAAA